The following nucleotide sequence is from Candidatus Schekmanbacteria bacterium.
ATCAAAAATAAATAAAGAGAGGGGAATATGAAATCAAAGGTATCACTTATAGCATGTCCGGAATATGAAGAAGAAAAAGTCATTTCATCTGTAAGGGAAGCAGTCGGCTTATTGGGCGGCTTTGAAAAATTCATCTCAGGCGGCAATAGAGTACTAATTAAACCAAATCTTCTTTCCGGCAAACCACCTGAAAAAGCAGTAACAACGCATCCTACGGTTTTATCTGCTGTAATAGATTTGGTAAGAGAGGCAGGAGGAATTCCTGTTGTGGGAGACAGCCCTGCCACGGAAGGAAAAGGAAGTCTGGAGAAGTTCAAAAAAGTATGTGAGATTACAGGCATACTCGATGTTGTTGAAAAGAAGGAGGTTGAGCTTGTTCATTTCAGTTCTTCAAAAATGGATATAGAAAATCCTGATGGCAAAGTTTTCAAGAAATTTACCGTTACGGAGGAATTGAAAAAATGTGATGTCCACATAAATCTATGCAAGTTAAAGACTCATGGGTTGACGCTTTTAACAGGCGCCGTAAAAAACAATTTTGGTTGTGTTCCCGGGCTTTTGAAGGGACAACTCCATATGCGCGCTCCTCATAGGCCTGAATTCTCTCAGATGCTTGTTGACCTTTATAAGACCATTCGTCCTGCGCTTTCCATTATGGACGCTGTGGTGGGGATGGATGGGAATGGACCTGGAAGCGGGAATCCCCGTAAAGTCGGCGCTATAATAGCAAGTACGGATGCCGTTGCGCTTGATTCCGTTGCCTGCCAGATAATAAAGAAAAACCCTTATGCACTTACAACATGCAAACTCG
It contains:
- a CDS encoding DUF362 domain-containing protein is translated as MKSKVSLIACPEYEEEKVISSVREAVGLLGGFEKFISGGNRVLIKPNLLSGKPPEKAVTTHPTVLSAVIDLVREAGGIPVVGDSPATEGKGSLEKFKKVCEITGILDVVEKKEVELVHFSSSKMDIENPDGKVFKKFTVTEELKKCDVHINLCKLKTHGLTLLTGAVKNNFGCVPGLLKGQLHMRAPHRPEFSQMLVDLYKTIRPALSIMDAVVGMDGNGPGSGNPRKVGAIIASTDAVALDSVACQIIKKNPYALTTCKLAEEQGVGVANPENIEILGDDISKFYVDDYEVLVDDVSDKPLMRFIIGLMRERTTAKPVVDKKKCTGCKTCYAACVPGAITMVDGYPVMDYNKCIKCYCCHEVCPEGAINLKKGLLYRLLAR